From Micromonospora sp. NBC_01699, a single genomic window includes:
- the trxA gene encoding thioredoxin, translated as MATVELTSANFDEVTSSEGTVLVDFWADWCGPCKRFAPVYENSSQKHPDVVFGKVDTEAQQEIAAKFDIRSIPTIMAVRDGVIVFSQPGALPETALESLIEQVQQLDMEDVRKQLANHEH; from the coding sequence ATGGCGACCGTTGAGCTGACTTCAGCCAACTTCGACGAGGTGACCAGTTCGGAGGGCACCGTTCTGGTGGACTTCTGGGCAGATTGGTGTGGCCCCTGTAAGCGGTTCGCCCCGGTCTACGAGAACTCGTCCCAGAAGCACCCGGATGTGGTCTTCGGCAAGGTGGACACCGAGGCCCAGCAGGAGATCGCCGCCAAGTTCGACATCCGCTCGATCCCCACGATCATGGCGGTCCGGGACGGCGTCATCGTCTTCTCCCAGCCGGGCGCGCTTCCCGAGACCGCCCTTGAGTCGCTGATCGAGCAGGTCCAACAGCTCGACATGGAAGACGTACGCAAGCAACTCGCCAACCACGAACACTGA
- a CDS encoding PHP domain-containing protein: MPGPDARIDLHAHSTASDGTLTPAELMRAAARAGLDTVAITDHDTTIGWAPAVAALPPGLTLVRGAELSCRWYGTEPSIALHLLAYLFDPTAPELVAELTRIRAAREVRAELIVESLRADGIDVDWTDIQARAAGGTVGRPHIAQALIRAGLVASTSEAFEPRWLGWRYRAPKDDLDVFRAIRLVREAGGVTVFAHPRATRRGEVVPDSLIVELAAAGLFGLEADHEDHSPAEQAHVRRLAAQLGLVVTGSSDFHGEHKTVRLGAFTTSVPAYERIVGAATGVPVVSSS; the protein is encoded by the coding sequence ATGCCCGGTCCGGACGCGCGGATCGACCTGCACGCCCACTCGACCGCCAGCGACGGCACGCTCACCCCGGCCGAGTTGATGCGGGCCGCGGCCCGCGCCGGCCTCGACACGGTGGCGATCACCGACCACGACACCACCATCGGCTGGGCGCCGGCGGTCGCCGCCCTACCGCCGGGCCTGACCCTCGTACGCGGAGCCGAACTCTCCTGCCGCTGGTACGGCACCGAGCCGTCGATCGCCCTGCACCTGCTCGCCTACCTCTTCGACCCGACCGCCCCGGAACTCGTCGCCGAGCTGACCCGGATCCGGGCCGCCCGCGAGGTCCGGGCCGAGCTGATCGTCGAGTCGCTGCGGGCCGACGGGATCGACGTCGACTGGACCGACATCCAGGCGCGGGCGGCCGGTGGCACGGTCGGCCGGCCGCACATCGCGCAGGCGCTGATCCGGGCCGGCCTGGTCGCCAGCACCAGCGAGGCGTTCGAACCGAGGTGGCTCGGCTGGCGTTACCGAGCGCCAAAGGACGACCTGGACGTCTTCCGCGCGATCCGACTGGTCCGCGAGGCCGGCGGGGTGACGGTCTTCGCCCACCCCCGGGCCACCCGGCGCGGCGAGGTGGTGCCGGACTCGCTGATCGTCGAGCTGGCCGCCGCCGGACTGTTCGGGCTGGAAGCCGACCACGAGGACCACTCCCCGGCCGAGCAGGCGCACGTACGGCGGCTCGCGGCGCAACTGGGACTGGTGGTGACGGGCTCGTCGGACTTCCACGGCGAGCACAAGACCGTACGGCTGGGCGCGTTCACCACGTCGGTGCCGGCGTACGAGCGGATAGTGGGTGCGGCGACCGGCGTACCCGTGGTTTCTTCGTCCTGA
- a CDS encoding SigE family RNA polymerase sigma factor, whose amino-acid sequence MAARADLEDEFREFVAARSAALLRTAYLLAGDWATAEDLLQTALTKTYLAWKRLGEIEAVEPYARRVLVNTATSWWRRRWHGERPTEVLPERPAPDMIEEQLERDALWRHVRTLPARQRAVLVLRFYEDMTEAQTAAMLNISPGTVKSQTFRALNTLRRRLGEEQPGSATALGTQAALAARTAAAAGAPAAAGASAHGSPARGRTDTGSTAGPGGARGAAPAAVPAPRRVPAVPRTASARLPVTTVPGAPAPAGPAARGEGR is encoded by the coding sequence GTGGCGGCCAGGGCAGACCTGGAAGACGAGTTCCGCGAGTTCGTCGCGGCCCGATCCGCCGCCCTGCTGCGTACCGCGTACCTGCTGGCGGGGGACTGGGCGACGGCCGAGGACCTGTTGCAGACCGCGCTGACCAAGACGTACCTGGCCTGGAAGCGGCTCGGCGAGATCGAGGCGGTCGAGCCGTACGCGCGGCGGGTGCTGGTCAACACCGCGACGAGTTGGTGGCGGCGGCGCTGGCACGGCGAGCGCCCGACCGAGGTGCTGCCCGAGCGGCCGGCCCCGGACATGATCGAGGAGCAGCTGGAACGTGACGCCCTCTGGCGGCACGTACGGACCCTGCCGGCCCGGCAGCGGGCCGTCCTGGTGCTCCGCTTCTACGAGGACATGACCGAGGCGCAGACCGCCGCGATGCTCAACATCTCGCCCGGCACGGTCAAGAGCCAGACCTTCCGGGCGCTCAACACGCTGCGCCGCCGCCTCGGCGAGGAACAGCCGGGCTCGGCGACGGCCCTCGGAACGCAGGCCGCCCTCGCCGCCCGTACCGCCGCTGCTGCCGGGGCACCCGCTGCCGCCGGGGCATCCGCTCACGGCTCGCCGGCCAGGGGGCGGACCGACACCGGGTCGACCGCCGGTCCGGGTGGAGCACGCGGCGCCGCCCCGGCAGCCGTACCCGCGCCACGTCGGGTGCCGGCCGTGCCGCGTACCGCGTCGGCCCGGCTGCCGGTGACGACCGTGCCCGGGGCACCGGCACCAGCCGGGCCGGCGGCCCGGGGCGAGGGCCGATGA
- a CDS encoding MarC family protein has product MDLKLFVEVFVTLLVIMDPPGMVPIFLALTGPLAARERHRAARQAVTLALGVIVIFAVAGQTILDYLHVSLPALQGAGGLLLVLVALELLTGKADDPGQQTTSNIALVPLGTPLLAGPGAIVATMLFVQGADGLSDQLAIAVGIVAVMVAVWLTLRFSGGIVRVLRPSGIEVLTRIAGLLLAAIAVQLIADAVGAFVKVFQQAS; this is encoded by the coding sequence GTGGATCTCAAGCTCTTCGTGGAGGTGTTCGTCACCCTGCTGGTCATCATGGACCCGCCGGGTATGGTGCCGATCTTCCTCGCCCTGACCGGACCGCTCGCCGCCCGCGAACGACACCGGGCGGCGCGGCAGGCGGTGACGCTCGCCCTCGGGGTGATCGTGATCTTCGCGGTCGCCGGCCAGACGATCCTCGACTACCTGCACGTGTCGCTGCCCGCCCTACAGGGTGCCGGCGGGTTGCTGCTGGTCCTGGTGGCGCTCGAACTGCTCACCGGCAAGGCCGACGACCCCGGCCAGCAGACCACCTCCAACATCGCGCTGGTGCCGCTGGGCACCCCGTTGCTCGCCGGGCCGGGCGCGATCGTCGCGACCATGCTCTTCGTCCAGGGCGCCGACGGCCTCTCCGACCAGCTCGCCATCGCGGTCGGCATTGTCGCGGTGATGGTCGCCGTCTGGCTCACCCTGCGGTTCTCCGGCGGCATCGTACGGGTGCTGCGGCCCAGCGGCATCGAGGTGCTCACCCGGATCGCCGGTCTGCTGCTCGCCGCCATCGCGGTCCAGCTCATCGCCGACGCGGTCGGCGCCTTCGTCAAGGTGTTCCAACAGGCGTCCTGA
- a CDS encoding sugar phosphate isomerase/epimerase family protein, giving the protein MSESVRDRFSLNQATTKYWPIEDLVAGCVDAGVGQVGLWREETRAYGVAKTAALVRGAGLAVTSLCRGGFFNTPDWYDENRRAIDEAATLGAPVLVLVSGGLPDGGRDLDGARAHVGDSIGALVPYALDAGVRLAIEPLHPMFCSDRCVVASLGQALDLAAPYPAEAVGVVVDTYHVWWDDQVWTQIDRAGREGRIACFQLADWLTPLPEGVLLGRGLPGEGCVDLRRFAEAVDATGFTGPIEVEVFHAGVWARPGREVLDATLAGYLTAVG; this is encoded by the coding sequence ATGAGCGAGTCCGTGCGCGACCGGTTCTCGCTCAACCAGGCCACCACCAAGTACTGGCCGATCGAGGACCTCGTCGCCGGCTGCGTCGACGCCGGGGTCGGCCAGGTCGGCCTCTGGCGCGAGGAGACCCGGGCCTACGGCGTGGCGAAAACCGCCGCGCTGGTCCGGGGCGCCGGGCTCGCGGTCACCTCACTGTGCCGCGGCGGTTTCTTCAACACCCCCGACTGGTACGACGAGAACCGGCGCGCGATCGACGAGGCGGCGACGCTCGGCGCCCCGGTGCTGGTGCTGGTCTCCGGCGGACTGCCCGACGGCGGCCGGGACCTGGACGGGGCACGGGCGCACGTGGGCGACTCGATCGGCGCACTGGTGCCGTACGCGCTCGACGCCGGGGTCCGGCTGGCGATCGAGCCGCTGCACCCGATGTTCTGCTCCGACCGGTGTGTGGTGGCCAGTCTCGGGCAGGCGCTCGACCTGGCCGCGCCGTACCCGGCCGAGGCGGTCGGGGTGGTGGTCGACACGTACCACGTGTGGTGGGACGACCAGGTGTGGACGCAGATCGACCGGGCGGGCCGGGAGGGGCGGATCGCCTGCTTCCAACTCGCCGACTGGCTCACCCCGCTACCGGAGGGGGTGCTGCTCGGGCGCGGGTTGCCCGGCGAGGGTTGCGTGGACCTGCGCCGGTTCGCCGAGGCGGTGGACGCCACCGGTTTCACCGGACCGATCGAGGTCGAGGTGTTCCATGCCGGGGTGTGGGCGCGTCCGGGGCGCGAGGTTCTGGACGCCACGCTCGCCGGCTACCTGACCGCGGTGGGGTAG
- a CDS encoding TrmH family RNA methyltransferase — protein sequence MGDGAPEGDESEIGVGPWPGDPPTDPRYDPELLAHGDRRNVVDRYRYWRQEAVIADLDRRRHTFHVAIENWQHDFNIGTVVRNANAFLAAEVHVVGRRRWNRRGAMVTDRYQHVRHHETIDQFVAWARSADLVVIGIDNLPGSRPLETVTLPPRCVLLFGQEGPGLSDPARTACDQLFSIAQYGSTRSINAGVASGIAMHAWIRAHAGPPPPEWSSGSPG from the coding sequence GTGGGAGATGGGGCCCCGGAGGGCGACGAGTCGGAGATCGGCGTCGGCCCATGGCCGGGCGATCCGCCGACCGATCCCCGGTACGACCCCGAACTGCTCGCCCACGGCGACCGGCGCAACGTGGTGGACCGCTACCGGTACTGGCGGCAGGAGGCGGTCATCGCCGACCTGGACCGGCGCCGGCACACCTTCCACGTGGCGATCGAGAACTGGCAGCACGACTTCAACATCGGCACGGTGGTACGGAACGCGAACGCCTTCCTCGCCGCCGAGGTGCACGTGGTCGGGCGGCGGCGGTGGAACCGGCGGGGTGCCATGGTGACCGACCGGTACCAGCATGTCCGGCACCACGAGACGATCGACCAGTTCGTCGCCTGGGCGCGGTCGGCCGATCTCGTGGTCATCGGGATCGACAATCTGCCCGGCTCGCGCCCGCTGGAGACGGTCACCCTGCCGCCACGATGCGTACTGCTCTTCGGGCAGGAGGGGCCGGGGTTGTCCGATCCGGCCCGTACCGCCTGCGACCAACTCTTCTCGATCGCCCAGTACGGGTCCACCCGCTCGATCAACGCCGGGGTGGCCAGCGGGATCGCCATGCACGCCTGGATCCGGGCACACGCCGGTCCGCCGCCGCCGGAGTGGTCGTCCGGCTCGCCCGGCTGA
- a CDS encoding PH domain-containing protein produces the protein MGNPSGPPPDPDDAERWRRERDTEPIPRARPDDDLGDGSPYGGGPSYSDGPPYPEGAGYDDESRSGRTWDRDPDAGYRPPEISEEELAGLRVDASGMPLGPRRVLPLEDEPTALVARYLFPTERYRGEWKRHKIYLATPILIGLAATFVLGYLSGFLAGQQIAGLTLIAALIWLGVMGYVAWKVADWFFDRFILTNKRVMVVNGIITRRVAMMPLARVTDMKYEQSPLGRTLNYGTFVLESAGQDQALREVKYLPNPNELYLRVVEEMYEPQAVEARLGKEADEAKADDGA, from the coding sequence ATGGGCAATCCGTCCGGGCCACCCCCCGACCCAGACGACGCCGAACGCTGGCGTCGCGAGCGGGACACCGAGCCGATTCCCCGAGCCCGACCCGACGACGACCTCGGCGACGGCTCTCCCTACGGTGGCGGCCCCTCCTATTCGGACGGGCCGCCCTACCCCGAGGGCGCCGGCTACGACGACGAGTCACGCTCGGGCCGGACCTGGGACCGTGACCCGGACGCCGGCTACCGGCCCCCGGAAATCTCCGAAGAGGAGTTGGCCGGGCTCCGGGTCGACGCGTCGGGCATGCCGCTCGGCCCGCGCCGGGTGCTGCCGCTGGAGGACGAGCCGACCGCCCTGGTGGCGCGTTACCTCTTCCCCACCGAGCGGTACCGGGGCGAGTGGAAGCGACACAAGATCTATCTGGCCACCCCGATCCTGATCGGGCTCGCCGCCACCTTCGTGCTCGGCTACCTCTCCGGCTTCCTGGCCGGGCAGCAGATCGCCGGGCTCACCCTGATCGCCGCGCTGATCTGGCTCGGCGTCATGGGCTACGTGGCATGGAAGGTCGCGGACTGGTTCTTCGACCGGTTCATCCTGACCAACAAGCGGGTGATGGTGGTCAACGGGATCATCACCCGGCGGGTCGCGATGATGCCGCTGGCCCGGGTCACCGACATGAAGTACGAGCAGTCGCCGCTGGGCCGGACCCTCAACTACGGCACCTTCGTGCTGGAGTCGGCCGGTCAGGACCAGGCGTTGCGCGAGGTCAAGTACCTGCCCAACCCGAACGAGCTCTACCTGCGTGTGGTCGAGGAAATGTACGAGCCGCAGGCGGTCGAGGCGCGGCTCGGCAAGGAAGCCGACGAGGCCAAGGCCGACGACGGAGCGTAG
- a CDS encoding Fur family transcriptional regulator, whose translation MTGEEMLRSRGLRVTRPRLAVLEVLAAGGHLEVDEILRRVRRRLDSVSTQAVYDVLGALSRAGLSRRIEPAGGPARYEARAGDNHHHVVCRSCGEIEDVDCAHGAAPCLDPDNAGGFEVDEAEVTFWGLCPNCQQRRSADQ comes from the coding sequence ATGACGGGCGAGGAGATGCTCCGGTCGAGGGGCCTGCGGGTCACCCGGCCGCGTCTCGCCGTGCTTGAGGTGCTCGCCGCCGGTGGGCACCTGGAGGTCGACGAGATCCTGCGGCGGGTCCGCCGGCGCCTCGACTCGGTCTCCACCCAGGCGGTCTACGACGTGCTCGGCGCGCTGTCGCGGGCCGGGTTGTCCCGACGGATCGAACCGGCCGGCGGCCCGGCGCGGTACGAGGCACGGGCCGGTGACAACCACCACCACGTCGTCTGCCGCAGCTGTGGCGAGATCGAGGATGTCGACTGCGCCCACGGCGCGGCGCCCTGTCTCGACCCGGACAACGCCGGTGGCTTCGAGGTCGACGAGGCCGAGGTCACCTTCTGGGGTCTCTGCCCGAATTGCCAGCAGCGCCGCAGCGCCGACCAGTAG
- a CDS encoding oxygenase MpaB family protein — MNPDDPPVDPEHDPEHEDDLGLFGPGSVTWKVHREPILLVAGLRSLYLQALHPRAVAGVAQNSSFKSDPWGRLIRTSRYVGTTIYGTTAQAQAAGRRLTALHSRMRARDPETGQEFRIDSPDLLRWVHVTEVESFLSTARRAGLRLSDAETDGYYAEQRRAAALVGLDPATVPGSAAAVADYYREVRPELRMTRDGAETAFFLTAPPIPWKVSRPARLGLSLGPPRLAYFGIAGIAFGLLPPWARRLYGGLGLSTTDRSAELSARTLRLALNAIPRRYMEGPIYRAAQARAARLAGPG; from the coding sequence ATGAACCCGGACGATCCGCCGGTGGACCCGGAGCACGACCCGGAGCACGAGGACGACCTCGGCCTGTTCGGTCCGGGCTCGGTCACCTGGAAGGTGCACCGGGAGCCGATCCTGCTCGTCGCCGGGCTCCGCTCCCTCTACCTTCAGGCACTGCATCCACGGGCGGTCGCCGGGGTGGCCCAGAACAGCAGTTTCAAGTCGGACCCGTGGGGTCGACTGATCCGCACCTCCCGGTACGTCGGCACCACCATCTACGGCACCACGGCGCAGGCACAGGCCGCCGGGCGGCGGTTGACCGCACTGCACTCCCGGATGCGGGCCCGGGACCCGGAGACCGGACAGGAGTTCCGGATCGACTCCCCGGACCTGCTGCGCTGGGTGCACGTGACCGAGGTGGAGTCGTTCCTCAGCACGGCCCGGCGGGCCGGCCTGCGGTTGTCCGACGCCGAGACCGACGGCTACTACGCCGAGCAGCGGCGGGCCGCCGCCCTGGTCGGCCTCGACCCGGCCACCGTGCCCGGCTCGGCTGCCGCCGTCGCCGACTACTACCGCGAGGTCCGGCCCGAGCTGCGGATGACCAGGGACGGGGCCGAGACCGCGTTCTTCCTCACCGCGCCGCCGATCCCGTGGAAGGTGAGCCGGCCGGCGCGGCTGGGGCTGAGCCTGGGTCCGCCCCGATTGGCCTATTTCGGGATCGCCGGCATCGCGTTCGGCCTGCTGCCGCCCTGGGCCCGGCGGCTCTACGGCGGCCTCGGCCTGTCGACCACGGACCGGTCGGCCGAACTCAGTGCCCGGACGTTGCGGCTGGCGCTGAACGCGATTCCGCGCCGGTACATGGAGGGACCGATCTACCGGGCGGCACAGGCTCGGGCCGCCCGACTGGCCGGCCCCGGATAG
- a CDS encoding Gfo/Idh/MocA family protein, protein MARTTIGIVLNGVTGRMGYRQHLVRSLLAIREQGGLPLRDGTRLWPEPVLVGRSENKLREIAERHGLTEWTTDLTAALARPDVQIYFDSQVTAQREKALRLAIEAGKHIYTEKPTAEDLSGAVELARLADAAGIKHGVVQDKLFLPGLRKLDRLVKGGFFGRILSVRGEFGYWVFEGDWQPAQRPSWNYRAADGGGIVVDMFPHWHYVLEQIFGQVSAVTAHATTHIPTRWDEAGEPYDATADDAAYGIFEIDRPGQSSPIVAQINSSWGVRVYRDELVEFQVDGTEGSAVAGLRNCRIQHRSTTPKPVWNPDLPATEDFRSQWQVVPDNEEFDNGFKAQWELFLRHVVEDHPYAWDLWAGARGVQLAELGLRSARDGVRIEIPELSGEPNR, encoded by the coding sequence ATGGCCCGTACCACGATCGGGATCGTGCTCAACGGCGTGACCGGCCGCATGGGCTACCGACAGCACCTGGTCCGGTCACTGCTCGCGATCCGCGAACAGGGCGGCCTGCCGCTGCGTGACGGCACCCGGCTCTGGCCCGAGCCGGTGCTGGTCGGCCGCAGCGAGAACAAGCTCCGGGAGATCGCCGAGCGGCACGGCCTGACCGAGTGGACCACCGACCTGACCGCGGCGCTGGCCCGACCGGACGTGCAGATCTACTTCGACTCCCAGGTCACCGCCCAGCGGGAGAAGGCGCTCCGGCTGGCGATCGAGGCCGGCAAGCACATCTACACCGAGAAGCCGACCGCCGAGGACCTCTCCGGCGCGGTCGAGCTGGCCCGGCTCGCCGACGCCGCCGGCATCAAGCACGGTGTGGTGCAGGACAAACTCTTCCTGCCCGGCCTGCGCAAGCTCGACCGGCTGGTCAAGGGCGGTTTCTTCGGCCGCATCCTGTCCGTCCGGGGCGAGTTCGGCTACTGGGTCTTCGAGGGCGACTGGCAACCGGCGCAGCGCCCGTCCTGGAACTACCGGGCGGCCGACGGCGGCGGCATCGTGGTGGACATGTTCCCGCACTGGCACTACGTGCTGGAGCAGATCTTCGGCCAGGTCAGCGCGGTGACGGCGCACGCGACCACGCACATCCCGACGCGCTGGGACGAGGCCGGCGAGCCGTACGACGCGACCGCCGACGACGCCGCGTACGGCATCTTCGAAATCGATCGGCCGGGCCAGTCGAGCCCGATCGTGGCCCAGATCAACTCCTCCTGGGGAGTGCGGGTCTACCGCGACGAGCTGGTCGAGTTCCAGGTCGACGGCACCGAGGGCAGTGCCGTCGCCGGGCTGCGCAACTGCCGGATCCAGCACCGGTCGACCACGCCCAAGCCGGTCTGGAACCCGGACCTGCCGGCCACCGAGGACTTCCGGTCCCAGTGGCAGGTGGTGCCGGACAACGAGGAGTTCGACAACGGGTTCAAGGCGCAGTGGGAGCTGTTCCTGCGGCACGTGGTCGAGGACCACCCGTACGCCTGGGACCTGTGGGCCGGCGCACGCGGCGTACAGCTCGCCGAGCTGGGGCTGCGGTCCGCCCGCGACGGCGTTCGGATCGAGATCCCCGAGCTGTCCGGCGAGCCCAACCGATGA
- a CDS encoding DUF6758 family protein, which yields MHTDWRCTDCGPVPPLHTAGQVGPGIVASATDRIRDTPEPTNGSPMPLWCPWPLPPGWVMTGSVWAGDDRTGVRATAVACSGPAPLGGGPADLVLVAEEPGVGLGTRFAGIAGLDPGALLADVMTDELPGHAEHPPHAKVRADGHPTPLWSVKSPTDRSAYVGEARGRWLYAITWPSSAGYLLAEDVVLHDLTEWLPPELVYGAPSPYLHGLV from the coding sequence ATGCACACCGACTGGCGCTGCACGGACTGTGGCCCGGTGCCGCCGCTGCACACGGCGGGGCAGGTCGGGCCGGGGATCGTGGCGAGCGCGACCGACCGGATCCGGGACACGCCCGAGCCGACGAACGGTTCTCCGATGCCGCTGTGGTGCCCGTGGCCGCTGCCGCCCGGATGGGTGATGACCGGCTCGGTCTGGGCCGGTGACGATCGTACGGGTGTGCGAGCCACCGCCGTGGCGTGCAGCGGACCGGCTCCGCTGGGCGGCGGACCGGCCGACCTGGTCCTGGTGGCCGAGGAACCCGGCGTCGGTCTCGGCACCCGGTTCGCCGGCATCGCCGGTCTCGATCCCGGTGCCCTGCTGGCCGACGTGATGACCGATGAGCTGCCGGGACACGCGGAGCACCCCCCACATGCGAAGGTACGGGCCGACGGGCATCCGACTCCACTTTGGTCGGTCAAATCCCCGACAGACCGCAGCGCGTACGTCGGCGAGGCTCGGGGACGGTGGCTATATGCGATAACCTGGCCGTCGAGCGCGGGCTACCTCCTCGCGGAAGATGTCGTGCTACACGACTTGACCGAGTGGTTGCCGCCCGAGCTGGTGTACGGCGCGCCGTCTCCGTACCTGCACGGGTTGGTCTAG
- a CDS encoding RecB family exonuclease — MRRPTSPGNRTPRPRGNEPEQLGFEGMPERLFVCTPSKLGSYTDCPRRYRYSYVDRPAPVKGPPWAHNSLGASVHTALRNWYALPEAKRRPEALPVLLKGTWVGEGYRDDEQERTAYRRALHWLESYVDTLEPGVDPLGVERVVAVKTSVLAFNGRADRIDARTGPDGPELAIVDYKTGRTGQDVDDARGSQALALYAYAAERVFRRPCRRVELHHLPSGTVAAFDHTPESIARQVSRAEDTARDIMAAERAITDGTDPDEAFPVAPGPGCAWCDFRRTCPGGATAQAKEPWAAVERTLLPVAPAGPDDNQNR, encoded by the coding sequence GTGCGCAGACCAACCTCCCCTGGTAACCGGACCCCACGCCCGCGAGGCAACGAGCCGGAGCAGTTGGGCTTCGAGGGGATGCCGGAACGGCTCTTTGTCTGTACGCCGAGCAAACTCGGTAGCTACACCGACTGCCCCCGCCGCTACCGCTACTCGTACGTCGACCGGCCCGCACCGGTCAAGGGGCCGCCGTGGGCGCACAACTCGCTCGGCGCGAGCGTGCACACCGCGCTGCGCAACTGGTATGCCCTGCCCGAGGCGAAACGCCGCCCGGAGGCGCTGCCGGTGCTGCTCAAGGGCACCTGGGTCGGCGAGGGTTACCGCGACGACGAGCAGGAGCGGACCGCGTACCGCCGGGCGCTGCACTGGCTCGAATCCTATGTGGACACACTGGAGCCGGGGGTCGACCCGCTCGGGGTGGAACGGGTGGTCGCGGTCAAGACCTCGGTGCTGGCGTTCAACGGCCGGGCCGACCGGATCGACGCCCGCACCGGCCCCGACGGCCCCGAACTGGCGATCGTCGACTACAAGACCGGCCGTACCGGACAGGACGTCGACGACGCCCGCGGCTCGCAGGCACTCGCCCTCTACGCGTACGCGGCCGAGCGGGTGTTCCGCCGCCCGTGCCGCCGGGTCGAACTGCACCACCTGCCCAGTGGAACGGTCGCCGCGTTCGACCACACCCCGGAGTCGATCGCCCGTCAGGTGAGCCGGGCCGAGGACACCGCCCGCGACATCATGGCCGCCGAACGGGCGATCACCGACGGCACCGACCCGGACGAGGCGTTCCCGGTCGCCCCGGGGCCCGGCTGCGCCTGGTGCGACTTCCGGCGTACCTGCCCCGGCGGGGCCACCGCCCAGGCCAAGGAACCGTGGGCGGCCGTCGAGCGCACCCTGCTCCCGGTGGCGCCGGCCGGACCGGACGACAACCAGAACCGGTAG
- a CDS encoding thiol-disulfide oxidoreductase DCC family protein: MDRSIFLYDGDCAFCTTCAEFASRRVPTRARVLPWQFTDIDALGLTVADCDAAVQWVGADGVRAAGPDAIARLLGDSRPVWRVLGRLLRLPPVRAVAWPTYRWVARNRHRMPGGTAACSLPQSARDQHPNPTPH; this comes from the coding sequence ATGGACCGGTCCATTTTCCTGTACGACGGCGACTGCGCGTTCTGCACCACCTGCGCGGAGTTCGCCAGTCGGCGTGTTCCGACCCGCGCCCGGGTGCTGCCCTGGCAGTTCACCGACATCGACGCGCTCGGACTGACCGTCGCGGACTGCGACGCAGCCGTCCAGTGGGTCGGTGCGGACGGCGTACGGGCGGCCGGTCCCGATGCCATCGCCCGGCTGCTCGGTGACAGCCGGCCGGTGTGGCGTGTGCTGGGTCGACTGCTCCGCCTCCCACCGGTACGCGCGGTCGCCTGGCCCACGTACCGCTGGGTCGCCCGCAACCGCCACCGCATGCCCGGCGGCACCGCCGCCTGCTCCCTCCCCCAATCCGCCCGCGACCAACACCCCAACCCCACCCCTCACTAA